Proteins encoded within one genomic window of Saccharopolyspora pogona:
- the mobA gene encoding molybdenum cofactor guanylyltransferase — MAADFAAVVLAGGSARRLGGVDKVLLPVKGRTLLDRTLDAVVDADPVVVVGPPRTTSRPVEWTLEDPPGGGPLAGVHAGLLKVPASMLLVAVLAGDHPHLTSATISRLLQALRADPEASGAVLADDGGNPQWLVGVWRTAALRVSMPAEIRHGSLRSVFAPLAPLRVPAAGAEASDVDTPGDLRQARQAREGDG, encoded by the coding sequence GTGGCAGCGGACTTCGCGGCAGTGGTGCTGGCCGGTGGCAGCGCACGTCGGCTCGGCGGCGTGGACAAGGTCCTGCTTCCGGTCAAGGGCAGGACCCTGCTTGACCGCACGCTCGATGCGGTCGTGGACGCCGACCCGGTGGTGGTGGTAGGGCCTCCGCGCACGACGTCCAGGCCGGTCGAGTGGACGCTGGAAGACCCGCCGGGTGGAGGTCCGCTCGCCGGTGTGCACGCCGGCTTGCTGAAGGTGCCCGCGTCGATGCTGTTGGTGGCGGTGCTCGCTGGAGACCACCCGCATCTGACGTCGGCGACGATCTCGCGCTTGCTGCAGGCGTTGCGCGCCGATCCCGAAGCCTCTGGCGCGGTGCTGGCGGACGATGGTGGAAATCCACAATGGCTGGTGGGGGTGTGGCGGACAGCCGCTCTTCGGGTGTCGATGCCCGCGGAAATCCGCCACGGTTCTCTCCGCTCCGTCTTCGCGCCGCTCGCCCCGCTACGGGTTCCGGCCGCCGGGGCAGAGGCGTCCGATGTGGACACACCCGGAGACCTCCGTCAAGCCCGTCAGGCCCGAGAAGGCGATGGGTGA
- a CDS encoding NlpC/P60 family protein → MSRSRGVLRTQSIATITLLTAVGLAVSGTALAVPPPPPNPSDFELNAGRVTAQYTAGQVGELANRLAEAESQLVGLQSQVEIKMEDANKARVDLGRAERAYDDTRKAAEAAGAEADAAARQIEEQRKRLDQFAASSYRQGSRVGSVTAYIGSTNPQDVLDRAVLLDAISASQLDALDDLERARVEKVNKDSLTRAALQDAEAKRIAADQARSAAEAAEQVAITAQVTQVEQTRRLEADKAGVEAQLAQARSRVAGLEAQRGRYESWQAAKQREEEAAAQAALQAAASGEAASAAVVDTQPSSSRSVEVVVGRALSQLGVQYAWGGGTSKGPSRGIRDGGVADLYGDYRKVGFDCSGLMIYAFAGAGLDLDHYSGYQYQSDRRVPLSQMRRGDMLFWQDGGRIHHVALYLGSGKMVEAPYSGSRVRVTAVRYGGIAPYAVRML, encoded by the coding sequence GTGTCGCGATCCCGAGGGGTGCTCCGCACGCAAAGCATTGCCACGATCACGCTGCTGACCGCCGTAGGACTGGCGGTGTCCGGCACCGCCCTGGCCGTGCCGCCCCCGCCGCCCAACCCCAGCGACTTCGAGCTGAACGCAGGCCGAGTGACGGCGCAGTACACGGCGGGCCAGGTGGGGGAGCTGGCCAACCGGCTGGCCGAGGCCGAGTCGCAGCTGGTCGGCCTGCAGTCCCAGGTCGAGATCAAGATGGAGGATGCGAACAAGGCGCGAGTCGACCTCGGCCGCGCGGAGCGCGCCTACGACGACACGCGGAAGGCCGCCGAAGCGGCCGGTGCCGAGGCGGATGCGGCAGCCAGGCAGATCGAAGAGCAGCGCAAGCGGCTCGACCAGTTCGCGGCCAGCAGCTACCGGCAGGGCAGCCGGGTCGGCTCGGTCACGGCCTACATCGGATCGACGAACCCGCAGGACGTGCTCGACCGGGCGGTCCTGCTGGACGCGATCAGCGCATCCCAGCTCGACGCCCTGGACGACCTGGAGCGCGCACGGGTCGAGAAGGTCAACAAGGACTCGCTGACCCGAGCGGCCCTGCAGGACGCGGAAGCGAAGCGCATCGCGGCCGACCAGGCGCGCAGCGCCGCCGAAGCCGCGGAGCAGGTGGCGATCACGGCGCAGGTGACGCAGGTGGAGCAGACGCGCCGGCTGGAGGCCGATAAGGCGGGCGTCGAGGCGCAGCTCGCCCAGGCGCGCTCCCGCGTAGCGGGTCTGGAAGCGCAGCGCGGCCGGTACGAGAGCTGGCAGGCTGCGAAGCAGCGCGAGGAGGAGGCCGCCGCGCAAGCGGCGCTGCAGGCCGCAGCGAGCGGCGAAGCCGCGTCGGCCGCGGTCGTGGACACGCAGCCTTCGAGCAGCCGGTCGGTGGAGGTGGTCGTCGGGCGGGCGCTGTCCCAGCTGGGGGTGCAGTACGCCTGGGGTGGCGGGACTTCGAAGGGCCCGTCGCGGGGCATCCGGGACGGGGGAGTGGCCGACTTGTACGGTGACTACCGCAAGGTCGGTTTCGACTGCTCCGGGTTGATGATCTACGCCTTCGCCGGTGCGGGCCTCGACCTCGACCACTACAGCGGCTACCAGTACCAGTCCGACCGGCGGGTGCCGCTGTCTCAGATGCGGCGCGGCGACATGCTGTTCTGGCAGGACGGCGGCAGGATCCATCACGTGGCGCTCTACCTCGGCAGCGGCAAGATGGTCGAAGCGCCGTACTCGGGCTCGCGGGTCCGGGTCACCGCAGTCCGCTACGGCGGCATCGCCCCGTACGCGGTCCGGATGCTCTGA
- a CDS encoding SIR2 family NAD-dependent protein deacylase → MQRGTGDGADWQRARELFGGARRITALTGAGVSTASGIPDFRGPNGVWTKNPAAQRLSDIDSYVADPQVREQAWRSRAEHPAWRAEPNAAHRAFVDLDRSGRLGALLTQNIDELHQRAGLDPDRVLELHGTIFRTVCLDCGATGPMSAALERVAAGEAEPPCRSCGGILKSATVSFGQSLDPDVLRSAQRAALNCDLFVAAGASLTVHPAADFAELAVRAGAELIICNAEQTPYDDAAAAVLREPLVEVLSALVAAPLIDPPRPLSTWGDPSTWS, encoded by the coding sequence ATGCAGCGAGGCACGGGCGACGGCGCGGACTGGCAGCGCGCTCGCGAACTGTTCGGCGGCGCACGCCGGATCACCGCCCTCACCGGCGCAGGGGTGTCCACGGCCTCCGGGATCCCGGACTTCCGCGGCCCGAACGGGGTGTGGACCAAGAACCCGGCGGCCCAGCGGCTCAGCGACATCGACAGCTACGTCGCCGACCCGCAGGTCCGCGAGCAGGCGTGGCGCAGCCGCGCCGAGCACCCGGCGTGGCGCGCCGAACCCAACGCCGCCCACCGCGCGTTCGTCGACCTCGACCGCTCCGGGCGGCTGGGTGCCCTGCTGACCCAGAACATCGACGAGCTGCACCAACGAGCTGGCCTGGACCCGGACCGGGTCCTGGAGTTGCACGGCACGATCTTCCGCACGGTGTGCTTGGACTGCGGCGCGACCGGCCCGATGAGCGCCGCGCTGGAGCGGGTGGCCGCGGGTGAGGCGGAACCGCCCTGCCGTTCCTGCGGCGGAATCCTGAAGTCGGCCACCGTCTCCTTCGGACAGTCTCTGGACCCCGACGTCCTGCGCAGCGCCCAGCGCGCGGCGCTGAACTGCGACCTGTTCGTCGCGGCCGGCGCCTCGCTGACGGTGCACCCGGCGGCGGATTTCGCGGAGCTGGCTGTCAGGGCGGGTGCAGAGCTGATCATCTGCAACGCCGAGCAGACCCCGTACGACGACGCGGCGGCCGCGGTGCTGCGCGAGCCGCTGGTCGAGGTGCTGTCGGCCCTGGTCGCCGCGCCGCTGATCGACCCGCCGCGCCCGCTGAGCACCTGGGGCGACCCCAGCACCTGGAGCTGA
- a CDS encoding nitrate/nitrite transporter, giving the protein MTTRALAGRGHWIEGWDPEDERFWESTGKRVARRNLIFSILSEHIGFSIWSIWSVLVLFMSPGIGLPFTAAEKFLLVVTPNLVGAVLRLPYAAAVTRFGGRNWTIFSSAVLLVPTGLAFYFVQQPGTPLWVFMLIGAAAGVGGGNFASSMTNITTFFPQRHQGWALGLNAGGGNLGVAAIQLVGLLVIATAGNTHPSYVAAIYLPLIVVAALCAALFMDNVDAVRARPGALREAAANKHTWWISFLYIGTFGSFIGYSFAFGLVLQTEFDFTPLQAASWTFLGPLMGSISRPFGGWLSDHLGGARVTLWAFVGMTAGTGALLFASSQGSFTLYVAAFIVLFVLTGIGNGSTYKMIPAIFAKEAEDDVTDGGEAVAAFARARRMSGAVIGIAGAIGALGGVGINLAFRSSYGGEAANGDAALTTFLVYYVVCGIVTWAVYLRGALKNTAAPQPLPAQQSSKAEAGRA; this is encoded by the coding sequence TTGACCACGAGAGCTCTGGCCGGCAGAGGCCACTGGATCGAGGGCTGGGACCCGGAGGACGAGCGGTTCTGGGAGTCCACCGGCAAGCGGGTGGCGCGCCGGAACCTGATCTTCTCGATCCTGTCGGAGCACATCGGCTTCTCCATCTGGAGCATCTGGTCGGTGCTGGTGCTGTTCATGTCCCCGGGCATCGGCCTGCCGTTCACCGCGGCGGAGAAGTTCCTGCTGGTCGTCACCCCGAACCTGGTGGGCGCGGTGCTGCGGCTGCCCTACGCCGCGGCGGTGACCCGCTTCGGCGGCCGCAACTGGACGATCTTCAGCTCGGCGGTCCTGCTGGTGCCGACCGGACTGGCGTTCTACTTCGTGCAGCAGCCGGGCACGCCGCTGTGGGTGTTCATGCTGATCGGCGCCGCGGCCGGGGTCGGCGGCGGCAACTTCGCCTCGTCGATGACGAACATTACGACCTTCTTCCCGCAGCGCCACCAAGGCTGGGCGCTGGGGCTCAACGCCGGCGGCGGCAACCTCGGCGTGGCGGCGATCCAGTTGGTCGGCCTGCTGGTGATCGCCACCGCCGGCAACACCCACCCGTCCTACGTGGCGGCGATCTACCTGCCGCTGATCGTGGTCGCCGCCCTGTGCGCGGCGCTGTTCATGGACAACGTGGACGCGGTGCGGGCCCGCCCCGGTGCGTTGCGGGAGGCCGCCGCGAACAAGCACACGTGGTGGATCTCGTTCCTCTACATCGGAACGTTCGGCTCGTTCATCGGCTACAGCTTCGCCTTCGGCCTGGTGCTGCAGACCGAGTTCGACTTCACCCCGCTGCAGGCCGCGAGCTGGACGTTCCTCGGCCCGTTGATGGGCTCGATCTCCCGGCCGTTCGGGGGCTGGCTCTCCGACCACCTGGGCGGTGCCCGGGTCACGCTCTGGGCCTTCGTCGGCATGACCGCGGGCACCGGGGCTCTGCTGTTCGCGTCGTCGCAGGGCTCCTTCACGCTCTACGTCGCGGCGTTCATCGTGCTGTTCGTGCTGACCGGCATCGGCAACGGCTCGACCTACAAGATGATCCCGGCGATCTTCGCCAAGGAGGCCGAGGACGACGTGACCGACGGCGGTGAGGCCGTCGCGGCCTTCGCCCGGGCCCGGCGGATGTCCGGTGCGGTGATCGGCATCGCCGGTGCGATCGGCGCGCTCGGCGGCGTGGGCATCAACCTCGCCTTCCGCTCCTCCTACGGCGGCGAGGCCGCCAACGGCGACGCTGCCCTGACCACGTTCCTCGTCTACTACGTGGTTTGCGGCATCGTCACCTGGGCGGTGTACCTGCGCGGGGCGCTCAAGAACACCGCCGCGCCGCAGCCGCTCCCGGCCCAGCAGTCGTCGAAGGCCGAGGCCGGTCGTGCCTGA
- a CDS encoding molybdopterin oxidoreductase family protein gives MPDIRTVATHCPYCALQCGTQLTRERRGVSVRPTDFPVNRGGLCQKGWTAPALLDVPDRLRHPLVRRGGELTPVDWDTALGTVAAGIDRIRREHGPDAVGVFGGGGLTNEKAYLLGKFARLALGTSQIDYNGRFCMSSAAAAGNAAFGVDRGLPFPVTDLGGADVVLLAGANPAETMPPLMQHLRDAQLVVIDPRRTATAESAALNLQPAPGTDLALVLGLLHIAVVDGWTDAAYIQDRTTGFDAAWQRATAWWPERVERITGVPVTAQRQAVRMLAEAESAYVLTGRGAEQHSKGVDTVAGFINLALALGLPGRPGRGYGCLTGQGNGQGGREHGQKADQLPGYRMITDPAARAHVAETWGVLPDVLPGPGRSAYELLDALGTADGPRALLVFGSNPVVSAPNADHIGKRLSALDLLVVADFVPSETSSLADVVLPVTQWAEEDGTMTNLEGRILRRRRLQVPAGHARSDLEVLHGLAVRLGEPGHRYPTSPREVFEELRRASAGGKADYAGITYDRLDAGEALHWPCPHPEHPGTPRLFLDGFAHPDGLARFAAVDHRDPAETPQEAFPLTATTGRVLAQYQSGAQTRRVAELNEASPEAFVEIHPDTADRAGLADGAMAKVTSPRGSALARVRVVATMRTDTVFLPFHFPGAARANLLTGDALDPRSRMPEFKVSAVRIEPAEEVHAR, from the coding sequence GTGCCTGACATTCGGACCGTGGCCACGCACTGCCCCTACTGCGCCCTGCAGTGCGGTACCCAGCTCACGCGGGAACGGCGCGGGGTGTCGGTGCGGCCGACGGATTTCCCGGTCAACCGGGGCGGGTTGTGCCAGAAGGGCTGGACCGCGCCGGCCCTGCTGGACGTCCCGGACCGGTTGCGGCACCCGCTGGTGCGCCGTGGCGGCGAGCTCACCCCGGTCGACTGGGACACCGCGCTGGGCACCGTCGCCGCCGGCATCGACCGGATCCGGCGCGAGCACGGACCGGACGCGGTCGGCGTGTTCGGCGGCGGCGGGCTGACCAACGAGAAAGCCTACCTGCTCGGCAAGTTCGCCCGGCTGGCGCTGGGCACCAGCCAGATCGACTACAACGGCCGGTTCTGCATGTCCTCGGCCGCGGCCGCGGGCAACGCCGCCTTCGGGGTCGACCGGGGGCTGCCGTTCCCGGTCACCGACCTCGGCGGAGCCGACGTGGTGCTGCTGGCCGGGGCGAACCCGGCCGAGACCATGCCGCCGTTGATGCAACACCTGCGCGACGCGCAGCTGGTGGTCATCGACCCGCGCCGGACCGCGACCGCCGAGAGCGCCGCGCTAAACCTGCAGCCCGCTCCCGGCACCGACCTGGCCCTGGTGCTGGGGCTGCTGCACATCGCGGTGGTCGACGGCTGGACCGACGCCGCCTACATCCAGGACCGGACCACCGGTTTCGACGCCGCGTGGCAGCGGGCGACGGCCTGGTGGCCGGAGCGCGTCGAGCGCATCACCGGGGTTCCGGTGACCGCACAGCGACAGGCGGTGCGGATGCTCGCCGAGGCCGAAAGTGCTTACGTGCTCACCGGTCGCGGCGCCGAGCAGCACAGCAAGGGCGTCGACACCGTGGCCGGGTTCATCAACCTCGCCCTCGCGCTCGGCCTGCCGGGCCGCCCCGGTCGCGGCTACGGCTGCCTGACCGGGCAGGGCAACGGGCAGGGCGGGCGCGAGCACGGCCAGAAGGCCGACCAGCTGCCCGGTTACCGGATGATCACCGATCCGGCCGCGCGGGCGCACGTGGCCGAGACCTGGGGCGTGCTGCCGGACGTGCTGCCAGGCCCGGGGCGCAGCGCGTACGAGCTGCTCGACGCGCTGGGCACCGCCGACGGCCCCCGGGCGCTGCTGGTCTTCGGCTCCAACCCGGTGGTTTCGGCCCCGAACGCCGACCACATCGGGAAGCGCCTGTCCGCTTTGGACTTGCTGGTGGTGGCCGATTTCGTGCCGTCGGAGACCAGCAGCCTGGCCGATGTGGTGCTGCCAGTGACGCAGTGGGCCGAAGAGGACGGCACCATGACCAACCTCGAAGGACGCATCCTGCGGCGCCGCCGATTGCAGGTCCCGGCCGGCCATGCGCGCAGCGATCTCGAAGTGCTGCACGGCCTGGCGGTCCGGCTCGGCGAGCCCGGCCACCGCTACCCCACCTCCCCTCGCGAGGTCTTCGAAGAGCTGCGCCGTGCATCGGCCGGCGGCAAGGCCGACTACGCCGGGATCACCTACGACCGCCTCGACGCCGGCGAGGCCCTGCACTGGCCGTGCCCGCACCCGGAACATCCCGGCACGCCGCGGTTGTTCCTCGACGGGTTCGCGCATCCCGATGGGCTGGCCCGGTTCGCCGCCGTGGACCACCGCGATCCGGCCGAAACGCCGCAGGAAGCGTTCCCGCTGACCGCCACCACCGGTCGCGTGCTGGCCCAGTACCAGTCCGGGGCGCAGACGCGTCGGGTCGCCGAGCTCAACGAGGCGTCGCCCGAGGCATTCGTCGAGATTCACCCGGACACCGCCGACCGTGCCGGTCTCGCCGACGGGGCCATGGCCAAGGTGACATCCCCGCGCGGCAGCGCGCTGGCGCGCGTGCGGGTGGTCGCCACGATGCGCACCGACACCGTGTTCCTGCCGTTCCACTTCCCCGGCGCGGCGCGGGCGAACCTGCTCACCGGCGACGCGCTGGACCCGCGCAGCCGGATGCCGGAGTTCAAGGTCAGCGCCGTCCGGATCGAACCCGCCGAGGAGGTTCACGCCCGATGA
- a CDS encoding FAD-dependent oxidoreductase encodes MSRMVIVGNGPAAHRLVERLRAHDHTGPITVLGREEHPAYNRVLLGAVLDRTLTPSTVALPALDAEVRLRVTATDIDRARRVVRTDAGDEHPYDVLVLATGSRPRMPEITGLGGDRLQPLRTLADCARIGSATGPVAVLGGGILGVEAARALLARGHDVTLVHPNPHLMHRQLDEPGGRLLAERLGKLGVDLHLGRRAIAYRRGRLILDSSDVVPASLVVACTGVTAETGLAVRAGLPVQRGIVVDDQLRTSDPRIHAIGDCAEHDGDTPGLISSAWEQADALAVLLTGGDARYRGTRSVTRLKARGIDLVSIGSVDCLKSADAEVVTLSDPARGRYAKLALRDERITGAVLFGFPEAIASVSQLHDRDLPVPSDRLALLLGTPAAVSGTPVELPEDAVICRCNNVTKKSLTAAWQGGARSVPELARATRATTGCGGCVDDVGRICGALADRIEHQKEGAA; translated from the coding sequence ATGAGCCGCATGGTTATCGTCGGCAACGGGCCCGCCGCGCACCGGCTGGTCGAGCGGCTGCGCGCGCACGACCACACCGGCCCGATCACGGTGCTGGGCCGCGAGGAACACCCCGCCTACAACCGGGTCCTGCTCGGCGCGGTGCTGGACCGCACGCTGACTCCGTCCACTGTGGCACTGCCCGCTTTGGACGCCGAGGTGCGCCTGCGGGTCACCGCCACCGACATCGACCGCGCCCGGCGCGTGGTGCGCACCGATGCCGGTGACGAACACCCGTACGACGTCCTTGTGCTGGCCACTGGCTCGCGGCCGAGGATGCCGGAAATCACCGGTTTGGGCGGAGATCGCCTCCAGCCGTTGCGCACGCTCGCCGACTGCGCACGCATCGGCTCCGCCACGGGCCCGGTCGCGGTGCTGGGCGGTGGAATCCTCGGTGTCGAGGCGGCGCGGGCCCTGCTGGCCCGCGGCCACGACGTGACGCTGGTGCACCCGAATCCGCACCTGATGCACCGGCAGCTCGACGAGCCCGGTGGGCGGTTGCTCGCCGAGCGGCTCGGAAAGCTCGGCGTGGACCTGCACCTGGGCCGCCGGGCGATCGCCTACCGGCGCGGTCGGCTCATCCTGGACAGCAGCGACGTCGTGCCGGCCAGCCTGGTCGTGGCGTGCACCGGGGTGACCGCTGAGACCGGACTGGCGGTGCGGGCCGGGTTGCCGGTGCAGCGCGGGATCGTCGTCGACGACCAGTTACGCACCAGCGATCCGCGGATTCACGCCATCGGCGACTGCGCCGAGCACGACGGCGACACGCCCGGCCTGATCTCTTCGGCCTGGGAACAGGCCGACGCGCTGGCAGTGCTGCTCACCGGCGGCGACGCCCGCTACCGCGGCACCCGCAGCGTCACCCGGCTCAAGGCCCGCGGCATCGACCTCGTCTCGATCGGCTCGGTCGACTGCCTCAAGAGCGCGGACGCCGAGGTCGTGACGCTGTCGGACCCGGCCCGCGGTCGCTACGCGAAGCTCGCGCTGCGGGACGAGCGGATCACCGGCGCGGTGCTGTTCGGCTTCCCGGAGGCGATCGCGTCGGTCAGCCAGCTGCACGACCGCGACCTGCCGGTGCCCAGCGACCGCCTCGCGCTGCTGCTGGGCACCCCGGCCGCGGTGTCCGGCACACCTGTCGAGCTGCCCGAAGACGCGGTGATCTGCCGCTGCAACAACGTCACCAAGAAGTCCCTGACCGCCGCCTGGCAAGGCGGCGCCCGTTCGGTGCCCGAGCTGGCCAGGGCAACGCGGGCGACCACCGGCTGCGGAGGCTGCGTCGACGACGTCGGCCGCATCTGCGGCGCGCTGGCCGACCGCATCGAACACCAGAAGGAGGGCGCGGCATGA
- the nirB gene encoding nitrite reductase large subunit NirB, which translates to MTRTLVVVGHGMVGHRLVETLRERDADNTWRIVVLGEEPRAAYDRVALSSYLDGKSAEDLSLASHELLDDPMVDLRLNTAATGIDRTARTVSTSDGSGLPYDALVLATGSRPFVPPVPGHDLDGCFVYRTIEDLDDIRAAATEGEPGVVIGGGLLGLEAANALRLLGMRAHVVEMAPRLMPLQVDEGGGQVLSRLVGDLGLTIHCGAATKSIDGEDRVRSVTLADGTVIDTGVVVFSAGVRPRDELAQLAGLERAERGGFLVDEGCRTSAENIWAIGECAAVDGRCYGLVAPGYSMAEGVAEQLLSLGEGAFPGADLSTKLKLLGVDVASFGDAHGQTEGALEVVYANNAAGTYAKLVLSDDARILLGGVLVGDASAYSVLRPLIDRELPAPPEQLLLPAGSGIDAGALPADATVCSCNNVSKEDITTAITGQGLTDVPGIKGCTKAGTSCGSCVPMLKNLLAECGVSTSKALCEHFPQSRTELFEIVQATGIGSFSELIGKHGTGRGCDICKPAVASILASLGHGHILDGEQAGLQDTNDRFLANMQRNGTYSVVPRVPGGEITPEKLIVLGELAKEFGLYTKITGGQRIDLFGARVEQLPLIWRRLVDAGFESGHAYGKALRTVKSCVGNDWCRYGVQDSVSMAIRLELRYRGLRAPHKIKAGVSGCARECAEARGKDFGVIATDKGWNLYVGGNGGFTPRHAELLAADLDDEQLISLVDRFLMFYVRTADRLQRTSAWLESLDGGLDHLREVVVEDSLGIGAELEATMQHHVDNYSDEWAGVLADPGKLAHFVSFVNAPDAPDPAIRFVQERGQIRPGPVSLPMPAIPNQEVLT; encoded by the coding sequence ATGACCCGCACGCTTGTCGTCGTCGGCCACGGGATGGTCGGACACCGGCTCGTCGAAACGCTCCGGGAGCGCGACGCGGACAACACCTGGCGGATCGTCGTCCTCGGCGAGGAGCCCCGGGCCGCCTACGACCGGGTGGCGCTGTCGTCCTACCTGGACGGCAAGAGCGCCGAGGACCTCAGTCTGGCCAGCCACGAGCTGCTGGACGACCCGATGGTCGACCTGCGGCTGAACACGGCCGCGACCGGCATCGACCGCACCGCCCGCACGGTGTCCACATCGGATGGTTCAGGGCTGCCCTACGACGCGCTGGTGCTGGCCACCGGTTCGCGGCCGTTCGTTCCGCCGGTGCCCGGCCACGACCTCGACGGCTGCTTCGTCTACCGCACCATCGAGGATCTCGACGACATCCGCGCCGCCGCGACCGAGGGCGAGCCCGGCGTCGTCATCGGCGGCGGCCTGCTCGGCCTGGAGGCCGCCAACGCGCTGCGGCTGCTGGGCATGCGCGCGCACGTCGTGGAGATGGCCCCGCGGCTGATGCCGTTGCAGGTCGACGAGGGCGGCGGTCAGGTTCTCAGCCGGTTGGTCGGAGACCTCGGCCTGACGATCCACTGCGGCGCCGCCACGAAGTCCATCGACGGCGAGGACCGCGTCCGCAGCGTGACGCTGGCCGACGGCACCGTGATCGACACCGGCGTGGTGGTGTTCTCCGCCGGGGTCCGGCCGCGCGACGAGCTCGCCCAACTCGCCGGGTTGGAGCGCGCGGAGCGCGGCGGTTTCCTGGTCGACGAAGGCTGCCGCACCAGCGCCGAGAACATCTGGGCCATCGGCGAATGCGCCGCGGTGGACGGCCGCTGCTACGGCTTGGTCGCGCCCGGCTACAGCATGGCCGAGGGCGTCGCCGAGCAACTCCTCTCCCTCGGCGAGGGGGCCTTCCCCGGCGCGGACCTGTCCACCAAGCTCAAGCTGCTCGGCGTCGACGTCGCCAGCTTCGGCGACGCCCACGGGCAGACCGAAGGAGCCCTGGAGGTCGTCTACGCCAACAACGCCGCCGGGACCTACGCCAAGCTCGTGCTCAGCGACGACGCGCGGATCCTGCTCGGTGGCGTGCTGGTCGGCGACGCCAGCGCCTACTCGGTGCTGCGGCCGCTGATCGACCGCGAACTGCCCGCCCCGCCGGAACAACTGCTGCTGCCCGCGGGTTCCGGCATCGACGCCGGCGCGCTGCCCGCCGACGCGACGGTGTGCTCGTGCAACAACGTGTCCAAAGAGGACATCACCACGGCGATCACCGGGCAGGGGCTCACCGACGTGCCCGGCATCAAGGGCTGCACCAAGGCCGGCACCAGCTGCGGTTCGTGCGTGCCGATGCTGAAGAACCTGCTGGCCGAGTGCGGCGTCAGCACCTCCAAGGCGCTGTGCGAGCACTTCCCGCAGTCCCGCACGGAACTGTTCGAGATCGTCCAGGCTACCGGGATCGGCTCGTTCTCCGAGCTGATCGGCAAGCACGGCACCGGCCGCGGCTGCGACATCTGCAAGCCCGCGGTCGCGTCCATCCTCGCCAGCCTCGGCCACGGCCACATCCTCGACGGCGAGCAGGCCGGGCTGCAGGACACCAACGACCGGTTCCTGGCCAACATGCAGCGCAACGGCACGTACTCGGTGGTGCCCCGGGTGCCCGGCGGCGAGATCACCCCGGAGAAGCTGATCGTGCTCGGCGAGCTCGCCAAGGAGTTCGGCCTCTACACCAAGATCACCGGTGGGCAGCGCATCGACCTGTTCGGGGCCCGGGTGGAGCAGCTGCCGCTGATCTGGCGGCGGCTGGTCGACGCCGGGTTCGAATCCGGCCACGCCTACGGCAAGGCGCTGCGCACCGTGAAGTCCTGCGTCGGCAACGACTGGTGCCGCTACGGCGTGCAGGACTCGGTGAGCATGGCCATCCGGCTGGAGCTGCGGTACCGGGGCCTGCGGGCCCCGCACAAGATCAAGGCCGGGGTGTCCGGCTGCGCCCGCGAATGCGCCGAGGCGCGCGGCAAGGACTTCGGCGTGATCGCCACCGACAAGGGCTGGAACCTCTACGTCGGCGGCAACGGCGGCTTCACCCCGCGGCACGCCGAACTGCTGGCCGCCGACCTCGACGACGAGCAGCTGATCAGCCTCGTCGACCGGTTCCTGATGTTCTACGTGCGCACCGCCGACCGGCTGCAGCGCACCTCGGCGTGGCTGGAGTCGCTGGACGGCGGGCTCGACCACCTGCGGGAGGTGGTCGTCGAGGACTCCCTCGGCATCGGCGCCGAACTGGAAGCCACGATGCAGCACCACGTCGACAACTACTCCGACGAGTGGGCCGGGGTGCTGGCCGATCCCGGCAAGCTCGCCCACTTCGTGTCCTTCGTCAACGCCCCCGACGCGCCGGACCCGGCGATCCGCTTCGTCCAGGAGCGCGGCCAGATCCGGCCGGGCCCGGTCTCCCTGCCGATGCCCGCCATCCCGAACCAGGAGGTGCTCACATGA
- the nirD gene encoding nitrite reductase small subunit NirD: MNWQQICELDLLPPEYGLPALIRNHPVALFRTRDDELFAVGNVDPFCGAGVMSRGIVGDRDGEPTVASPMLKQVFSLRTGQCLDDPDARLPVYPVRRRADVVEVAVP, translated from the coding sequence ATGAACTGGCAACAGATCTGCGAACTCGACCTGCTGCCGCCCGAGTACGGGCTGCCCGCGCTGATCCGGAACCACCCGGTGGCGCTGTTCCGCACCCGCGACGACGAGCTGTTCGCGGTCGGCAACGTGGACCCGTTCTGCGGGGCCGGCGTGATGAGCCGCGGCATCGTCGGCGACCGCGACGGCGAGCCCACGGTCGCCTCGCCGATGCTCAAGCAGGTCTTCTCGTTGCGGACCGGGCAGTGCCTGGACGACCCGGACGCGCGGCTGCCGGTGTATCCGGTGCGCCGCCGGGCCGACGTGGTGGAGGTCGCTGTCCCTTGA